In one window of Deltaproteobacteria bacterium DNA:
- a CDS encoding TetR/AcrR family transcriptional regulator — translation MSKKDAIIRAATLLFSKRGFENTRMSEISRITGAAEGTIFYHFKNKEDLFLAVLEQFRKDVITEFDRYLGKMNFQNGMEMLEGCISCYLSLAETMEERFLLLHRHDAYELARDNAACKGHLEAVYNGFVNIFETAICKGMEDGSMAVMPPRKAALIIFSMVDGLARFSTYELYDAGSLYQELIAVCRRMVGNQGISTTGDENAD, via the coding sequence ATGTCTAAAAAAGATGCCATTATTCGTGCCGCCACCCTCCTCTTTTCCAAGAGAGGATTCGAGAATACCCGCATGTCGGAAATCTCCCGGATCACGGGGGCGGCGGAGGGGACGATTTTTTACCATTTCAAGAACAAGGAAGACCTCTTCCTGGCGGTTCTTGAGCAGTTCCGGAAAGATGTCATCACGGAGTTTGACCGTTATCTGGGCAAGATGAACTTTCAAAACGGGATGGAAATGCTGGAAGGATGCATTTCCTGTTATCTGTCCCTGGCAGAGACCATGGAAGAGCGTTTCCTCCTCTTGCATCGGCATGATGCCTATGAACTTGCGAGGGACAACGCCGCCTGCAAAGGGCATCTGGAGGCCGTGTACAACGGCTTTGTAAACATTTTTGAAACGGCCATTTGCAAGGGAATGGAAGATGGATCCATGGCAGTCATGCCTCCCAGGAAGGCCGCATTGATCATCTTTTCCATGGTGGATGGTCTGGCAAGGTTCAGCACCTATGAACTCTACGATGCAGGCTCGCTTTACCAGGAGTTGATCGCAGTCTGCCGAAGAATGGTGGGAAATCAAGGAATTTCAACAACAGGTGATGAGAATGCTGACTAA
- a CDS encoding PAS domain S-box protein, which yields MISEYNEDHIEKIINALSQAAKGEYSARIDFASEDSTLGSVAKAVNTLLEKTDEKLSSISRLVEDLSANARRYQVIAERMIDVAWMTDMDLRTVYVSPSIHTVLGFSQEERMVQTIDEQLTPDSLSIGLDALARELALEKEGADPQRSATLVLEYYHKDGSTRFMETVMGGIRDEQGLLTGICGVSRDITDRKRVEEKLRKSEERYRMIVENMNEIIWIIGLDLQFTYVSPSSTWVTGYTPEEASNTPLDQLLTPESFAMATRRLADELALEESAAAPVPHRAITLEIEAIHKEGRPLWLEITGTFNRDTDGKITEILVVGRNISERKRVETELQESEKRYRMIVENMHEIIWVMDLNLKYKYRSPSNIRITGYSPEEITSIPAKDQIVPESYALVQTVLAEELEKEFGQEPVDPHRSRTIEVEVYHKDGGTVWIEVTGLFIRDDSGKPVEILLSAREITERKRAEEEKAKLESQLIQVQKMETVGRLAGGVAHDFNNMLGVILGYADLAKRSLAKAHPVLRNLVQIEKAATRSRDITAQLLAFSRKQIINPRVIDLNELVAHTQKLLIRLIGEHIELSVLPGEDLWTIKFDPSQIEQILINLAVNSRDAMPGGGKLVIETKNIILEDSYCKTHIGCTPGPHVRLSVSDNGEGMDKEMLQHIFEPFFTTKEVGQGTGLGLATVYGIIKQNNCSINVYSEPGYGTTFNIYVPRASGEREVREVSEEDPTVTNAGKILLVEDDPMLLDITQEMLESIGYTVIVAGAPREAISLFEQHDTSIDLVITDVIMPFMSGKELIDKLKEIRPDIKVLFMSGYTADAIAHHGVLEKDMHFLQKPFRVRDLARKVGEIMAAD from the coding sequence ATGATTTCAGAATATAATGAAGACCATATTGAAAAAATTATAAACGCCCTTTCGCAGGCGGCAAAAGGGGAGTATTCGGCCAGGATCGACTTTGCATCAGAGGACAGCACGCTCGGGTCCGTGGCAAAGGCTGTAAATACATTGCTTGAAAAGACCGACGAAAAACTCTCCTCAATATCCCGATTGGTCGAGGATCTCTCAGCGAACGCCAGGCGTTACCAGGTGATTGCCGAAAGAATGATCGATGTGGCGTGGATGACAGACATGGATCTGCGGACCGTCTATGTCAGCCCGTCCATCCATACGGTGCTTGGATTCAGCCAGGAAGAACGGATGGTTCAAACCATCGATGAACAACTGACCCCTGATTCATTATCCATCGGGTTGGATGCCCTGGCAAGGGAGCTTGCCCTTGAAAAGGAGGGGGCGGATCCGCAGAGGAGTGCGACCCTGGTACTTGAATATTATCATAAGGACGGCTCGACCCGTTTTATGGAGACAGTGATGGGCGGGATTCGAGATGAGCAGGGCCTTTTGACCGGAATATGTGGTGTATCCCGGGACATTACCGACCGCAAGAGGGTCGAAGAGAAGCTCAGAAAAAGCGAAGAACGATACCGAATGATCGTCGAAAACATGAATGAGATCATCTGGATCATCGGCCTGGACCTGCAGTTTACCTATGTCAGTCCGTCGAGTACGTGGGTGACGGGCTATACACCCGAAGAAGCGAGCAACACCCCCCTGGATCAATTGCTCACCCCCGAATCTTTTGCCATGGCAACCCGGAGGCTAGCGGATGAGCTGGCGCTGGAGGAAAGCGCCGCGGCTCCCGTCCCCCACAGGGCGATCACCCTGGAGATCGAGGCCATTCATAAAGAAGGAAGACCCCTCTGGCTTGAGATCACGGGCACGTTTAACCGCGACACGGATGGGAAAATCACGGAAATTCTGGTCGTCGGCAGAAACATCTCGGAACGCAAAAGGGTGGAGACAGAACTCCAGGAGAGTGAAAAACGCTATCGGATGATCGTGGAAAACATGCATGAAATTATTTGGGTGATGGATCTGAATCTTAAATACAAATATCGCAGTCCCTCCAATATTCGAATAACCGGTTACAGCCCTGAAGAGATCACCAGCATTCCGGCAAAGGATCAGATTGTTCCCGAATCCTACGCCCTGGTGCAAACAGTACTGGCGGAGGAGCTGGAAAAGGAGTTTGGGCAGGAACCTGTCGACCCCCACCGATCGAGAACGATTGAAGTGGAGGTCTATCACAAAGACGGCGGAACGGTCTGGATTGAGGTAACAGGCCTGTTTATTCGCGATGACAGCGGGAAACCCGTTGAAATCCTGCTCAGTGCCAGAGAGATTACGGAGCGCAAGAGGGCGGAGGAAGAAAAGGCCAAACTCGAAAGTCAACTGATTCAAGTACAGAAGATGGAGACCGTAGGCCGCCTGGCCGGAGGCGTTGCTCACGATTTCAACAATATGCTCGGCGTTATTCTGGGGTATGCGGACCTGGCCAAGCGGAGCCTGGCCAAAGCGCATCCCGTCTTGAGGAATCTCGTTCAAATTGAGAAAGCCGCTACCCGCTCCCGGGACATCACAGCGCAACTGCTGGCTTTCTCCCGCAAACAGATCATCAATCCCCGTGTCATCGATCTTAATGAGCTGGTGGCCCATACTCAAAAATTGCTGATCCGTCTCATCGGTGAGCATATTGAATTGAGTGTTCTTCCCGGGGAAGATCTCTGGACAATCAAATTCGATCCTTCCCAGATTGAACAAATTCTCATCAATCTGGCGGTGAATTCGCGCGATGCAATGCCCGGCGGCGGCAAACTGGTGATCGAAACCAAAAACATCATCCTGGAGGACTCCTATTGCAAAACGCACATCGGCTGCACACCCGGCCCCCATGTCCGATTATCCGTCAGCGACAACGGAGAGGGGATGGATAAAGAAATGCTGCAGCATATCTTTGAACCCTTTTTCACGACCAAAGAGGTGGGTCAAGGCACCGGTCTGGGGCTGGCCACGGTTTACGGTATTATCAAACAAAATAATTGCTCTATTAATGTCTACAGCGAACCGGGATATGGAACCACCTTTAACATCTATGTGCCGCGTGCCTCAGGGGAAAGAGAAGTCCGGGAGGTGTCCGAAGAAGACCCGACGGTTACCAATGCAGGAAAAATTCTCCTGGTGGAGGACGATCCCATGCTTCTCGACATCACTCAGGAAATGCTTGAATCTATCGGATATACCGTGATCGTTGCCGGAGCCCCCCGTGAGGCCATATCGCTTTTCGAGCAGCACGATACATCTATTGATCTCGTCATTACCGATGTGATAATGCCGTTCATGAGCGGAAAAGAATTAATAGATAAACTTAAAGAAATACGTCCGGACATTAAGGTGCTCTTCATGTCCGGGTATACGGCTGACGCCATCGCCCATCATGGTGTGTTGGAGAAAGACATGCATTTTTTGCAGAAACCCTTCAGGGTACGAGATCTGGCTCGCAAAGTGGGTGAAATTATGGCGGCGGATTAG
- a CDS encoding methyl-accepting chemotaxis protein: MLNKRKLGTRILAPVVLVTVLFSIVLFLSGNMLIERTIRMSLNDLIKAKLAEIDVALDRVAGAALGQAALFSRTDPVLEAYATAYQGNIGEASDPSLERARQQLRGYFNSIETGYRDVFNGNDLRLHFHVPPARSLLRLWKKKQDRSDDLSGFREAILAISKGKHDPIKGIEVGRGGFAIRGIAPIHSVDGSYVGSVEALSDFDPVVKDSVSDDREYLAVYMNKEHLTIATGLKDQKTHPILGDAFVFVNSTRREVTDPLIRASLLEESQVNGKAEQVMGDYILTAVPIKSYSGEQVGAMAYVYDARGPFRMLKMIRAGVVGLCALLLLGIVGPLVFVVRSITKPLNRVIEALNVSSMQVLDASTHVASASQSLAQGGAEQAAGLEETSASLTEIATLAKENATNSQSTVDLMNATTRAGQRANHSMGELSRSMTDIRQASEKVSRIIRTIDDISFQTNLLALNAAVEAARAGEAGAGFAVVAEQVRNLATQAAEAARDSSSSIEETVKKVQTGDTLLESAMEAFRELTGSVEQAEVLIKDVAGASGEQAQGVDQIHSAISEMDGVVQKNAASAEESAAAAHELSEQAGQMESYVKELSVVADGRPADA; the protein is encoded by the coding sequence ATGTTGAACAAAAGAAAGCTCGGTACGCGAATCCTGGCGCCGGTGGTGCTGGTCACGGTCCTCTTTTCGATCGTGTTGTTCCTGTCCGGCAACATGTTGATCGAGAGGACGATTCGGATGAGCCTGAACGATCTCATCAAGGCCAAGTTGGCCGAGATCGATGTCGCTCTGGATCGCGTCGCCGGGGCGGCGCTGGGACAGGCCGCCCTCTTCAGCCGGACGGATCCGGTTCTGGAGGCCTATGCCACTGCCTACCAGGGGAACATCGGCGAGGCGTCGGACCCGTCCCTGGAGAGAGCCCGACAGCAGCTGCGGGGCTATTTCAATTCCATCGAAACCGGCTACCGGGATGTGTTTAATGGAAATGACCTGCGCCTGCATTTTCACGTGCCGCCGGCGCGGAGTCTGCTGCGGCTGTGGAAGAAGAAGCAGGATCGGAGCGACGATTTGAGCGGATTCCGGGAAGCGATCCTGGCCATCAGCAAGGGAAAACATGATCCGATCAAGGGGATTGAGGTCGGCCGGGGCGGTTTCGCGATTCGCGGCATTGCGCCGATCCATTCCGTTGACGGGTCATATGTGGGGTCGGTGGAGGCCCTTTCGGATTTCGACCCGGTGGTGAAAGACAGCGTGTCGGATGACCGTGAGTATCTGGCCGTCTACATGAACAAGGAGCACCTCACCATCGCCACCGGGTTAAAGGATCAGAAGACCCATCCGATCTTGGGGGATGCGTTTGTATTTGTGAATTCGACCCGCAGGGAAGTGACCGACCCGTTGATACGCGCGAGCCTGCTGGAGGAGAGCCAGGTCAACGGAAAGGCCGAACAGGTGATGGGAGACTATATCCTTACGGCGGTTCCCATCAAAAGCTACAGCGGGGAACAGGTCGGTGCGATGGCCTATGTCTACGATGCACGGGGGCCTTTCCGGATGCTGAAGATGATTCGAGCCGGTGTCGTGGGGTTGTGCGCACTCCTGCTGCTGGGGATTGTCGGTCCGCTGGTGTTCGTGGTGCGCTCAATAACGAAGCCTCTGAACAGGGTGATCGAGGCCCTGAATGTGAGTTCGATGCAGGTGCTGGATGCGTCGACCCATGTGGCCTCTGCGAGTCAGTCGCTGGCCCAGGGGGGGGCGGAACAGGCTGCGGGGTTGGAGGAGACCTCGGCCTCGCTGACGGAGATTGCAACATTGGCGAAGGAGAACGCAACCAATTCCCAGTCGACGGTGGATCTAATGAACGCGACGACGCGTGCAGGACAGAGGGCGAATCATTCCATGGGGGAGTTGAGCCGGTCCATGACGGACATCCGTCAGGCGAGTGAGAAGGTCTCGCGCATCATTCGGACCATTGACGACATCTCGTTCCAGACGAATCTTCTGGCCCTGAATGCGGCGGTGGAAGCGGCCCGCGCAGGTGAGGCGGGCGCGGGCTTTGCAGTGGTGGCCGAGCAGGTGCGCAATCTGGCCACCCAGGCGGCGGAGGCGGCCCGCGATTCTTCATCGAGCATCGAAGAGACGGTGAAGAAGGTTCAAACGGGCGACACGTTGCTCGAGAGTGCGATGGAGGCCTTTCGGGAACTGACCGGGAGTGTTGAACAGGCGGAAGTCCTGATCAAGGACGTTGCGGGCGCTTCAGGGGAGCAGGCCCAGGGAGTGGACCAGATCCATTCGGCCATCTCGGAGATGGACGGGGTGGTGCAGAAGAACGCCGCGAGCGCGGAGGAATCGGCGGCCGCGGCCCATGAACTGAGCGAGCAGGCCGGGCAGATGGAGTCCTACGTCAAGGAACTGTCAGTGGTGGCAGATGGGCGTCCCGCGGACGCTTGA
- a CDS encoding lactate racemase domain-containing protein, producing the protein MGVMPARKLQLPKMRMVRQRFRVRPAVDVLGEIEREWGLLADRLALPVGGRVAVGVGSRGIANLPVVVRDVVSRLKAAGCRPFVTPAMGSHGGATAEGQKEVLRLRGITEEGVGAPVEATMDVVPMGEADGIPLFVDRLAQEAAGIVLINRIKPHTNFIGPTESGLVKMMAIGMGNQKGAEHYHRLSLVRDQFTIISGAGKKLLKRCRVLFGVGLLENQDHDTCLLKMAPAPQIEAMETKLLKQARESLPLLPLDEVDLLIIDEMGKDISGEGIDPNVVGRDVCAYGAPRPLPRVTRILVRDLTEGTEGSALGIGQADFTTRRLVAKMDVAATAINCLTACCPEAGKIPLTYENDRDAIAAALMTLRPYSLDDLRMVHIRNTLELTRLLVSQGCLSELEGREGILIADDPIDLSFDASGNLISLMA; encoded by the coding sequence ATGGGCGTCATGCCTGCCAGGAAGTTGCAGCTTCCAAAGATGCGGATGGTTCGGCAGCGGTTTCGGGTCCGGCCGGCGGTAGATGTGTTAGGTGAGATAGAGCGGGAGTGGGGTCTGCTCGCAGACCGGCTCGCTCTGCCGGTTGGGGGCAGGGTGGCCGTGGGTGTGGGAAGCCGGGGGATCGCCAATCTCCCGGTGGTGGTGCGAGATGTGGTTTCGAGGCTCAAGGCGGCCGGGTGCAGGCCTTTTGTGACCCCGGCCATGGGTTCCCACGGCGGGGCAACGGCTGAAGGCCAGAAGGAAGTGCTGAGGCTGAGGGGCATAACGGAGGAGGGGGTGGGCGCCCCTGTGGAGGCCACCATGGACGTGGTTCCCATGGGCGAGGCCGACGGTATTCCGCTGTTCGTGGACCGGCTGGCCCAGGAGGCCGCAGGCATTGTCCTCATCAACCGGATCAAGCCCCACACCAATTTCATCGGCCCTACGGAAAGCGGTCTTGTTAAGATGATGGCCATCGGCATGGGGAACCAGAAGGGGGCGGAACATTACCATCGGCTCTCCCTTGTCCGGGACCAGTTCACCATCATCAGCGGGGCTGGAAAGAAATTGCTGAAGCGCTGCCGGGTCCTTTTCGGGGTAGGTCTGTTGGAGAATCAGGACCATGATACCTGCCTGCTGAAAATGGCGCCGGCCCCGCAAATCGAGGCCATGGAGACAAAACTGCTGAAACAGGCGAGAGAAAGCCTCCCCCTCCTCCCCCTGGACGAAGTCGATCTGTTGATCATTGATGAAATGGGAAAGGATATCAGCGGCGAGGGGATTGACCCCAATGTGGTGGGGCGGGATGTCTGCGCCTACGGGGCCCCAAGACCCCTTCCAAGGGTCACCCGCATCCTTGTCCGGGACCTCACGGAAGGGACGGAAGGAAGCGCACTCGGCATTGGCCAGGCTGATTTCACCACCCGAAGGCTGGTGGCCAAGATGGACGTTGCGGCCACGGCCATCAACTGCCTGACTGCCTGCTGCCCAGAAGCAGGCAAAATTCCGCTCACCTATGAAAACGACCGGGATGCGATCGCGGCCGCCCTCATGACCTTGAGGCCTTATTCCCTGGATGATCTTCGCATGGTCCATATCCGGAACACCCTGGAACTGACCAGACTGCTCGTATCCCAAGGCTGCCTTTCCGAACTGGAGGGAAGAGAAGGTATTCTAATCGCAGACGATCCCATAGACCTCTCCTTCGATGCCTCGGGCAACCTGATCTCCCTGATGGCCTAA
- a CDS encoding FAD-binding protein, translating into MDMGRMDKILEINIEDRLVVVQPGVVYADLDRKLAPHGFFFPPDPASGSVCTLGGNVATNAGGIKGAKYGTTKDYVLALEVALADGSFMRTGSRCMKTSSGYDMTKLFVGSEGTLGVITEITLKINPKPPMLSTAMAMFDDLEDAGRAISQIMHSGILPCALEIVDQQTLKAINQNTTLNLPEVEAILVAETDGYTREETEYQINRVVEIFERNRAFMVRRADNREEAEALWTARKTAYGVMARINNNLFVEDLAVPMSKVPEMLRAISDLAKKHHLIIPTVGHAGDGNLHPVISFDGTQQEEIHRVEAASGELFEKVIQLGGTLTGEHGIGLAKARFMGMEHDARSMEYMRGIKRLFDPNNILNPGKMALEAV; encoded by the coding sequence ATGGATATGGGCCGGATGGACAAGATCCTCGAGATCAACATCGAGGACCGCCTCGTGGTGGTCCAGCCCGGCGTGGTCTATGCGGATCTGGACAGGAAGCTGGCTCCCCACGGGTTCTTCTTCCCCCCGGACCCGGCCAGCGGCAGCGTGTGTACCCTGGGCGGCAACGTGGCCACCAACGCAGGCGGGATCAAGGGGGCCAAGTACGGGACCACCAAGGACTATGTCCTGGCCCTGGAGGTGGCCCTGGCAGACGGAAGTTTCATGCGCACCGGGTCCCGATGCATGAAGACCTCTTCGGGCTACGACATGACCAAGCTCTTTGTGGGTTCTGAGGGGACCCTGGGGGTCATTACCGAGATCACCCTCAAAATAAATCCCAAACCGCCCATGCTCTCCACGGCCATGGCCATGTTCGACGATCTGGAGGATGCGGGCAGGGCCATCAGCCAGATCATGCACTCGGGCATCCTCCCCTGCGCCCTGGAGATCGTGGACCAGCAGACCCTCAAGGCCATCAACCAGAACACCACCCTCAATCTGCCTGAGGTGGAGGCCATCCTGGTGGCCGAGACAGACGGCTACACCCGGGAAGAGACGGAATATCAGATCAACAGGGTGGTGGAGATCTTTGAACGCAATCGGGCGTTTATGGTGAGGCGGGCCGACAACCGGGAGGAGGCCGAGGCCCTCTGGACCGCGCGCAAGACCGCCTACGGGGTCATGGCCCGGATCAACAACAACCTCTTTGTGGAAGACCTGGCCGTACCCATGTCCAAGGTGCCCGAGATGCTTCGGGCCATATCGGATCTCGCCAAGAAGCACCATCTCATCATCCCCACGGTGGGTCATGCGGGCGATGGGAACCTCCACCCGGTCATCAGTTTCGACGGGACCCAGCAGGAAGAGATACATCGCGTGGAAGCGGCGTCCGGCGAACTCTTTGAAAAGGTCATCCAGTTGGGCGGCACGCTCACCGGCGAGCATGGGATCGGGCTGGCCAAGGCCCGGTTCATGGGGATGGAGCACGACGCCCGGAGCATGGAATATATGAGGGGCATCAAACGCCTTTTCGACCCCAACAACATCCTCAACCCCGGCAAGATGGCCCTGGAGGCGGTATAG
- a CDS encoding (Fe-S)-binding protein gives MDTIYEFEEKFRDQVLRCSSCGFCRAVCPVFGLTKRPAFNARGKMLVLKEVMDGNIPLSDELIETLFQCTTCASCAKNCPSGVNVPEIIKSVRKDMVKMGSCHPAFVGMNKVLRNSPNIYGEEEPPDFGRERNRKAPCVFFVGCVGSYREEEATEEILALLDHLQVDYTLIDEACCSGVLEDLGHAIQEGHVKTNMDRILATGCKTVITGCPYCFRTFNDKPQYAELKEEGIEVVHISQFLSQYDPGVTTGKKVTYHDPCDLGRHAGIYDAPRKTIQRIAPNFVELPNNRVNALCCGAGGGIRGAYPANSIAMARRRLEEVDAVGAEILLTECNSCVHNLSNAKLRSQKFKVYTTPQFIHRLLLGKE, from the coding sequence ATGGATACGATATACGAATTTGAAGAGAAGTTTCGGGACCAGGTGCTGAGGTGCTCCAGTTGCGGGTTTTGCAGGGCCGTCTGCCCGGTCTTCGGGCTAACGAAACGGCCCGCCTTCAATGCCAGGGGCAAGATGCTGGTGCTCAAAGAGGTCATGGACGGCAACATCCCCCTGAGCGACGAATTGATCGAGACCCTGTTTCAGTGCACCACCTGTGCAAGCTGCGCCAAGAACTGCCCATCGGGGGTCAACGTGCCCGAGATCATCAAGAGCGTCCGAAAGGATATGGTCAAAATGGGCTCCTGCCATCCGGCCTTTGTGGGGATGAACAAGGTGCTCCGGAACAGCCCCAATATCTACGGGGAAGAAGAGCCCCCGGATTTTGGACGGGAGCGCAACCGGAAGGCGCCCTGTGTGTTCTTTGTGGGATGCGTGGGGTCCTACCGGGAAGAGGAGGCGACGGAAGAGATCCTCGCCCTTTTGGATCACCTGCAGGTGGACTATACCCTCATTGATGAGGCCTGCTGCTCAGGCGTCCTGGAAGATCTGGGCCATGCCATTCAGGAGGGTCACGTGAAAACCAACATGGACCGCATTCTCGCCACGGGCTGCAAAACCGTCATCACGGGCTGTCCCTACTGCTTCCGGACCTTCAACGATAAGCCCCAGTACGCGGAACTGAAGGAGGAGGGGATTGAAGTGGTCCACATCTCCCAATTTCTCAGCCAGTATGACCCAGGGGTCACCACCGGCAAGAAGGTCACCTACCACGACCCCTGCGACCTGGGAAGACATGCGGGCATCTACGACGCGCCGCGAAAGACCATTCAGAGAATAGCGCCCAACTTTGTGGAACTCCCCAACAACCGGGTGAACGCCCTCTGCTGCGGGGCCGGAGGGGGGATACGGGGGGCCTACCCGGCCAATTCCATTGCCATGGCCCGGCGAAGGCTGGAGGAGGTGGATGCGGTGGGGGCCGAGATCCTCCTCACCGAATGCAACTCCTGCGTCCACAATCTCAGCAATGCCAAACTCAGGAGTCAAAAATTCAAGGTCTACACCACCCCCCAGTTCATCCACCGGCTCCTGCTGGGCAAGGAATGA
- the tadA gene encoding Flp pilus assembly complex ATPase component TadA has protein sequence MSPSETPIRIGDLLVLEGAITAAQLERALTFQGAQKLYRPIGEILVEQKFITRNHLNRLLNKHQKRIPLGELLINQGVITQDQLTEALGQQKKIGGKLGEILVKKGFLKESVLVDSLSLQLGILNMVPDFHLIDKKLLKGISEQFLNRNEIIPAFQEGDILTVIMSNPLDKHLVRDMSRFFRCTIRPAIASSTDIRKAIKQHFRRATLGEKHPEARKKDLIIGDRDLSLEEGDTVVGVVDYIITNAILEGASDIHIEPKEESIRVRYRVDGILRRKTDLPPSLALGLSSRIKVLCQLDIAEKRKHQDGRIRAQIMDKEVDLRVSVYASAFGENIVIRILYRKSELIDIDRLGITPQNKIKYMQLLEYPTGVVLVTGPTGSGKTTTLYASINHLNDGQTSIITVEDPVEYVIDGVVQGQLNPKLGHTYVDFIKSMMRQDPDVIMVGEIRDPTAAEGVIQAALTGHKVLTTFHTEDTTGALLRLMDMGIDTFLISSTVISVLAQRLLRVLCPKCKEAYSPDSFQLEALGVRVEKADAYCFYRAVGCPHCGNTGYRGRTGVHELLCVNDAVRDAILGRKTSGEIRRIARREADLVTMREDAFYKIVKGITSFEEVNRVIPFQQMDADFRRTPEEIVALAEGEAAAVDEISLAVQERARDGVAGSQEEADGDLSIGSGIQAEGYRIRFDTAGIEQEREKIAQLFRAYRRMMDSQGQALNTSDGMESFTEFIVSAVKRVESSFKSRFVEFAVSARDGRAELFLETMIPDRLTAPAQARAAKRSARLLDFLLSPSSQEIDLPAERKAEPARRVRSGLYKRHVERLEWWDPGS, from the coding sequence ATGAGCCCGTCTGAAACCCCCATCCGAATCGGTGATCTCCTGGTCCTGGAAGGGGCCATCACCGCGGCGCAGTTGGAGCGGGCCCTCACTTTCCAGGGGGCACAGAAGCTCTATCGTCCCATCGGCGAGATCCTGGTGGAACAAAAATTCATCACCCGGAATCATCTCAACCGGCTCCTCAACAAACATCAGAAGCGCATCCCCTTAGGGGAACTCCTTATCAACCAGGGGGTAATTACCCAAGATCAATTGACAGAAGCCCTGGGTCAACAGAAAAAGATCGGCGGAAAGCTGGGGGAAATTCTGGTCAAGAAGGGATTTCTCAAGGAGTCGGTCCTGGTGGATTCCCTCTCCCTCCAATTGGGCATCCTCAATATGGTCCCGGACTTCCACCTTATTGACAAGAAACTGCTCAAGGGGATCAGCGAGCAGTTCCTTAACAGGAATGAGATCATTCCTGCGTTTCAGGAGGGGGACATTCTCACGGTAATCATGAGCAATCCCCTGGACAAGCACCTGGTGCGGGACATGAGCCGATTTTTTCGCTGTACCATCCGCCCTGCCATCGCTTCTTCCACGGATATTCGGAAGGCCATCAAGCAGCATTTTCGAAGGGCTACCCTGGGGGAGAAACATCCGGAGGCAAGGAAAAAGGACCTCATCATCGGGGATCGGGACCTCTCCCTGGAGGAGGGGGACACCGTTGTAGGGGTGGTGGATTACATCATCACCAATGCCATCCTTGAAGGGGCCAGCGATATTCACATCGAGCCCAAGGAAGAGAGCATCCGGGTCCGCTACCGCGTAGACGGGATTCTCCGGCGCAAGACGGATTTGCCCCCATCCCTGGCGCTCGGACTCAGTTCCCGGATCAAGGTTCTGTGTCAGCTGGACATCGCCGAGAAAAGGAAGCATCAGGATGGTCGAATCCGGGCCCAGATTATGGACAAGGAGGTGGACCTCCGGGTATCGGTCTATGCGTCGGCCTTCGGCGAAAACATTGTTATCCGTATTCTGTATCGCAAGAGCGAGCTGATTGACATCGACCGATTGGGGATCACCCCCCAGAACAAGATCAAGTATATGCAGTTGCTGGAGTATCCCACCGGGGTGGTTCTGGTGACCGGGCCGACGGGGAGTGGGAAGACCACTACCCTGTATGCGTCCATCAATCATTTAAACGATGGCCAGACCTCCATCATCACGGTGGAAGACCCGGTCGAATATGTGATTGACGGCGTTGTCCAGGGGCAGCTCAACCCCAAGTTGGGACATACCTATGTGGATTTCATCAAATCCATGATGCGCCAGGACCCGGACGTGATCATGGTGGGCGAAATCCGTGACCCCACGGCTGCGGAAGGGGTGATCCAGGCGGCCCTCACCGGGCACAAGGTACTCACCACCTTTCATACGGAGGATACGACCGGCGCGCTGCTGCGGCTCATGGACATGGGCATAGACACCTTTCTCATCTCCTCCACCGTGATCTCAGTGCTGGCCCAGCGGCTCCTCCGGGTTCTCTGCCCCAAGTGCAAGGAGGCCTATTCGCCCGATTCGTTCCAGCTGGAGGCCCTTGGCGTGCGGGTCGAAAAGGCGGATGCATACTGCTTCTACAGGGCGGTGGGATGCCCCCATTGTGGCAATACCGGATACCGGGGCCGCACCGGGGTTCATGAACTCCTGTGCGTGAACGATGCGGTTCGGGATGCCATTTTGGGCCGCAAGACTTCCGGAGAAATCCGCCGGATCGCCCGAAGAGAAGCAGATCTGGTTACCATGCGGGAGGATGCCTTCTACAAAATCGTGAAGGGGATCACCTCGTTCGAAGAGGTGAACCGGGTGATCCCCTTTCAGCAGATGGACGCGGATTTCCGGCGAACGCCCGAAGAGATCGTTGCCCTGGCCGAAGGGGAGGCGGCTGCCGTAGATGAGATCTCCCTGGCCGTTCAAGAGAGGGCCAGGGACGGTGTTGCTGGGAGCCAAGAAGAGGCGGATGGGGATCTTTCCATCGGGTCAGGGATTCAGGCGGAGGGGTACCGGATTCGCTTCGATACGGCCGGCATCGAACAGGAGCGGGAAAAGATCGCCCAATTATTCCGGGCCTATCGACGGATGATGGATAGCCAGGGCCAGGCCCTGAACACATCCGACGGTATGGAGAGCTTCACCGAGTTCATTGTATCTGCCGTAAAAAGGGTGGAGAGTTCCTTTAAATCCCGTTTTGTAGAGTTCGCCGTGTCTGCAAGAGATGGGAGGGCTGAGCTGTTCCTGGAGACGATGATCCCCGACCGGTTGACTGCCCCTGCACAGGCCCGCGCCGCAAAAAGGAGCGCCCGGCTTCTGGACTTCCTCCTCTCTCCATCCTCCCAGGAAATCGACCTCCCGGCTGAAAGGAAAGCGGAGCCTGCCCGCAGGGTTCGATCAGGCCTCTACAAGCGGCATGTGGAAAGGCTGGAGTGGTGGGATCCGGGATCATAA